The proteins below are encoded in one region of Diorhabda carinulata isolate Delta chromosome 3, icDioCari1.1, whole genome shotgun sequence:
- the LOC130891922 gene encoding octopamine receptor beta-1R-like, translating to MNEFMKITERKSNSTESIDETICSDRITNSSVYNSPAWPPDSWLFCFLIALKIVVMAFIIIAALFGNLLVIVSVMRHRKLRVITNYFVVSLALADMLVAIWAMCFNFSVEISGGRWIFGYFMCDVWNSLDVYFSTASILHLCCISVDRYYAIVQPLDYPLIMTNVRLVLMLAVVWCSPGLLSFLPIFMEWYTTSDHLEFRKKNPHICTFTVNRIYSVISSSVSFWVPGMVMIFMYYRIYMEADRQERMLYRSKVAAALLNKHLQINGISAGLSSLRQSVDEGLVSEDKAAAAEAVATDPGSSSKMKRERKAARTLGIIVSAFLACWLPFFLWYVISALCGYRLCYSPPWVVTLVFWVGYFNSALNPLIYAYFNREFRVAFKKTLENCCEASSYLVCRKYSIGRDPPITCSNASSELHGNNYLRAEAIVQRFSNLSEQEVINLRQSEACI from the exons ATGaacgaatttatgaaaataacggAAAGAAAATCGAATAGCACAGAATCGATCGACGAAACCATTTGCTCCGACCGAATCACCAACAGTTCCGTTTACAACAGCCCCGCATGGCCGCCGGATTCGtggttattttgttttctgatCGCTCTCAAGATCGTCGTAATGGCGTTCATAATAATAGCGGCTCTATTCGGAAATCTATTGGTGATCGTATCGGTGATGAGACACCGGAAATTACGCGTCATAACAAATTATTTCGTCGTGAGTTTAGCTTTAGCTGACATGTTGGTCGCCATTTGGGCGATGTGTTTCAATTTTAGTGTGGAAATTAGTGGGGGACGATGGATTTTCGGTTATTTTATGTGCGACGTATGGAATTCGTTGGACGTTTACTTTTCCACGGCTTCCATATTGCATTTGTGCTGCATTAGCGTCGATAG ATATTACGCGATAGTTCAGCCCCTGGACTATCCTTTGATAATGACTAACGTCCGTTTGGTGTTAATGTTGGCTGTAGTGTGGTGCTCGCCGGGATTATTATCGTTTTTGCCGATTTTTATGGAATGGTATACGACGTCGGATCATTTGGAATTTCGTAAAAAGAACCCTCACATCTGTACTTTCACGGTAAATCGAATTTATTCGGTGATTTCGTCGAGCGTTAGCTTTTGGGTACCCGGTATGGTGATGATCTTCATGTATTACAGAATATATATGGAAGCAGACAGACAGGAAAGGATGCTGTACAG GAGCAAAGTGGCGGCGGCTCTCCTTAACAAACATCTACAAATCAACGGGATTTCCGCGGGTTTATCATCGTTAAGACAATCAGTCGACGAAGGTTTAGTATCAGAAGATAAAGCAGCAGCCGCCGAAGCCGTTGCCACTGATCCCGGTTCCAGTAGCAAAATGAAAAGGGAAAGAAAAGCTGCCAGGACGTTAGGGATAATCGTATCTGCGTTTTTGGCATGCTGGTtgccattttttctttg GTACGTGATATCGGCCCTGTGCGGTTACAGATTGTGCTACAGCCCGCCGTGGGTGGTAACTTTAGTTTTCTGGGTGGGGTATTTCAATTCGGCCCTTAATCCGTTGATTTATGCTTATTTCAATAGGGAATTTCGGGTGGCTTTCAAAAAAACGTTGGAGAATTGTTGCGAAGCTTCTTCGTATTTAGTTTGTAGGAAATATTCGATTGGAAGGGATCCGCCGATAACGTGCAGCAACGCTTCTAGCGAGCTGCacggaaataattatttaaggGCCGAGGCCATTGTGCAAAGATTTAGTAATTTATCGGAACAAGAAGTTATTAATTTAAGGCAGAGCGAAGCCTGTatttaa